A genomic region of Desulfovibrio sp. contains the following coding sequences:
- a CDS encoding FkbM family methyltransferase — MIKRLIKKMLGIQNLGQLIPYHPNAVSKPESVIPIVDQIKTYTTLAPKNIFEIGANYAQDAAGLRWYFNVPAENVWVFEPHPQIFKEIVKLYRFKAFNVAVFNDSLIAEFNMVDMDLLKAVNNNSVNIGMSGLMNRKDIVGVMKKVPTQTIRMDEFMDQHQIESIDFLKLDVEGATFEALEGFGSRLKDVKAMQLEAEHIQVWENQKLYTDIEKLLTEHGFSLLNFQRKSQQSDSIWVQEEYIKIG, encoded by the coding sequence ATGATAAAGCGATTAATAAAAAAGATGCTTGGAATACAAAATTTAGGGCAGCTCATTCCATATCATCCGAATGCGGTTTCCAAGCCTGAATCTGTGATTCCCATTGTCGATCAGATAAAGACATATACAACACTTGCTCCAAAAAATATTTTCGAGATTGGAGCCAATTACGCTCAAGATGCCGCTGGCCTGAGGTGGTATTTTAACGTTCCAGCAGAAAACGTGTGGGTGTTTGAACCGCATCCACAAATATTCAAGGAAATCGTAAAGCTTTATCGCTTTAAGGCCTTCAATGTGGCTGTCTTTAATGACTCACTTATTGCAGAATTTAATATGGTAGATATGGACTTACTTAAAGCGGTTAATAACAACTCCGTCAACATAGGCATGTCTGGCCTCATGAATCGCAAAGATATTGTGGGAGTTATGAAAAAAGTGCCGACACAAACCATCCGGATGGATGAGTTTATGGATCAGCATCAGATTGAAAGCATTGATTTTCTTAAGCTAGACGTTGAAGGTGCAACCTTTGAGGCATTGGAAGGTTTCGGCTCGCGCTTAAAGGATGTGAAGGCCATGCAGCTAGAGGCTGAGCATATTCAGGTTTGGGAAAACCAGAAGCTATATACTGATATTGAAAAGTTGCTCACAGAACATGGTTTTTCACTGTTGAATTTCCAACGCAAATCGCAACAATCAGATTCCATCTGGGTTCAAGAAGAATATATAAAAATCGGATAG
- a CDS encoding mannose-1-phosphate guanylyltransferase/mannose-6-phosphate isomerase produces MQKIAPVILCGGSGTRLWPLSRETYPKQFVDLGGGKTLFKNTVLRAQRTPDSMEPVIVCNEAHRFYVTAELYECGVYGKILLEPAPRNTAPAIALAAFALQEDGADPLMLVLPSDHAIGDEDAFFDGVKRAAALAEQGRIVTFGIAPTGPETGFGYIEQGEPLGANGYRVARFVEKPDAEKATGMLARGGYSWNSGMFLLRASVYLNELERFTPQIYAACNAAWKGRKDDQAFSRPDSEAFLSSPSDSIDYAVMEQTDLAAVVTLGVSWSDLGSWEAFYQIGQQDDSGNVCSGDVMTEGAEDCYLNANHRLLTAIGVSGLVVVETQDAVLVAPRDRVQDVKKIVGRLQSAQRPECRQHPLVYRPWGSYETLVMDGRFQVKRIIVNPGAELSLQMHHHRAEHWVVVSGTAEVTNGDLVKLFTENQSTYIPVGTMHRLKNPGVIPLVLIEIQSGSYLGEDDIVRFADVYGREG; encoded by the coding sequence ATGCAGAAGATTGCCCCAGTGATTCTGTGCGGCGGTAGTGGCACACGTTTGTGGCCGCTTTCGCGCGAGACGTACCCAAAGCAGTTTGTGGATTTGGGCGGCGGGAAAACGCTTTTCAAGAATACCGTGTTGCGGGCGCAGCGCACGCCGGACAGTATGGAGCCTGTTATCGTATGCAATGAGGCTCACCGCTTTTATGTGACCGCAGAACTCTACGAATGCGGCGTCTATGGCAAAATCCTGCTGGAACCCGCGCCGCGCAATACCGCTCCGGCTATTGCCCTGGCGGCCTTCGCACTACAGGAAGACGGCGCAGACCCGCTCATGTTGGTGTTGCCCTCTGACCATGCCATTGGCGATGAAGATGCATTTTTTGACGGCGTAAAGCGTGCGGCGGCCTTGGCGGAGCAGGGGCGTATTGTCACCTTTGGCATAGCCCCCACCGGCCCGGAAACCGGCTTTGGCTACATCGAACAGGGCGAGCCCCTTGGGGCCAACGGCTACAGGGTTGCCCGGTTTGTGGAAAAACCCGATGCGGAGAAAGCCACGGGCATGCTGGCCAGAGGCGGCTATTCGTGGAACAGCGGCATGTTTTTGCTGCGAGCTTCAGTGTATCTGAACGAGCTGGAACGATTTACTCCTCAGATATATGCCGCCTGCAATGCCGCCTGGAAGGGCCGCAAGGATGATCAGGCATTTTCTCGCCCTGACAGTGAGGCATTCCTTTCCTCCCCGTCTGATTCCATAGACTATGCGGTTATGGAGCAAACGGATCTGGCGGCTGTAGTGACGCTGGGCGTCAGCTGGAGCGACCTTGGCTCGTGGGAAGCCTTTTATCAGATAGGGCAGCAGGACGACTCCGGCAACGTATGTTCCGGCGATGTCATGACCGAGGGTGCCGAAGACTGCTATTTGAATGCCAACCACAGGCTACTGACGGCTATTGGCGTGAGCGGGCTTGTGGTGGTGGAGACGCAGGATGCCGTGCTTGTTGCGCCGCGAGACCGTGTGCAGGACGTCAAAAAGATTGTTGGCCGCCTGCAAAGCGCACAGCGGCCCGAATGCAGGCAACATCCCCTGGTGTACCGGCCGTGGGGCAGCTATGAAACCCTTGTCATGGATGGGCGGTTTCAGGTCAAGCGCATCATTGTGAACCCCGGCGCCGAGCTTTCGTTGCAGATGCACCACCACCGCGCCGAGCACTGGGTTGTGGTGAGCGGCACTGCGGAGGTGACAAACGGCGATCTGGTCAAGCTCTTTACGGAAAACCAGTCGACCTACATACCTGTCGGCACCATGCATCGCTTGAAAAATCCGGGAGTTATCCCTCTGGTGCTTATAGAAATCCAGTCCGGCTCCTACCTGGGGGAGGACGATATCGTGCGTTTTGCCGATGTGTACGGGCGGGAAGGGTAG
- a CDS encoding phosphomannomutase, with product MGNSLSCFKAYDIRGRVPGVLNAPLARALGRAVVEILGAKSVVIGRDARLSGPELRDALARGLREAGAQVTDIGMCGTEEIYYAAANQPFGAGVMITGSHNPADENGFKLVRGGAIPISGDSGLFALRDRVEAILAESCDIAEPLEASPLHHASFRADYVAWLLEYSGAGQLAPVAARKPLKIVADAGNGCAGLVLDDLMAALPFEFVCRQMQPDGAFPDGVPNPLLPERRAATAAAVRESGADMGVAWDGDFDRCFFYDADGNFIEGYYCIGLLAQELLRRVPGGKVVHDTRVYWNTREVVQAAGGQPVMGKTGHAFMKERMRAEDAVYGGEMSAHHYFRDFAYCDSGMLPWLLVASLLHRTGKPLAALVAERMAAYPCSGEINRRVQDAPALMRQVRDRYAASALHEDSMDGLNLEFAEWRFNLRMSNTEPLLRLNVESRGNPALMEEKTAEILRFLEEQGGAVPA from the coding sequence ATGGGCAATTCACTTTCATGCTTCAAGGCCTACGATATCCGGGGCCGTGTGCCGGGTGTTCTCAATGCGCCGCTGGCCCGCGCGCTGGGCCGGGCTGTTGTTGAAATACTGGGCGCAAAAAGCGTTGTGATTGGTCGTGATGCCCGGCTTTCCGGCCCCGAACTGCGTGATGCGCTGGCCCGGGGCTTGCGTGAGGCTGGGGCGCAGGTGACGGACATAGGCATGTGCGGCACGGAAGAAATCTATTATGCCGCCGCCAACCAGCCCTTTGGCGCGGGCGTCATGATCACGGGCAGCCACAATCCGGCGGACGAAAACGGCTTCAAGCTGGTGCGCGGCGGGGCCATACCCATAAGCGGCGATTCCGGCCTGTTTGCCCTGCGCGACCGTGTGGAGGCCATTCTTGCCGAGAGCTGCGACATAGCCGAGCCCCTTGAAGCATCCCCTCTGCACCATGCCTCGTTCCGAGCCGATTATGTGGCCTGGCTGCTGGAATACAGCGGTGCGGGGCAACTTGCCCCAGTTGCTGCCCGCAAACCCCTGAAGATCGTGGCTGATGCGGGTAATGGCTGCGCCGGACTGGTGCTGGATGATCTGATGGCCGCGTTGCCCTTTGAATTTGTTTGCCGACAAATGCAACCTGACGGAGCGTTTCCCGATGGCGTGCCCAACCCCCTACTGCCGGAGCGCCGTGCGGCTACAGCCGCTGCCGTGCGCGAATCTGGCGCGGACATGGGCGTAGCCTGGGACGGCGATTTTGACCGCTGTTTTTTTTATGACGCGGACGGCAATTTTATTGAAGGTTACTACTGCATAGGCCTGCTGGCGCAGGAGTTGCTGCGGCGTGTACCTGGCGGAAAGGTGGTGCATGACACCAGAGTGTACTGGAACACCCGCGAGGTGGTGCAGGCCGCAGGCGGCCAGCCCGTAATGGGCAAGACCGGACACGCCTTCATGAAGGAACGCATGCGCGCCGAAGATGCCGTGTATGGCGGCGAGATGAGCGCGCATCATTATTTTCGCGATTTTGCGTACTGCGATTCGGGTATGCTGCCCTGGCTGCTGGTGGCCTCGTTGCTGCACCGCACAGGCAAGCCCCTTGCCGCGCTGGTGGCAGAACGCATGGCGGCCTATCCGTGCAGCGGTGAAATCAACCGCCGAGTGCAGGATGCACCCGCTCTCATGCGGCAGGTGAGGGATCGTTATGCGGCTTCAGCTCTGCACGAAGACAGCATGGACGGCCTTAATCTGGAATTTGCCGAGTGGCGTTTCAATCTGCGCATGTCCAATACCGAACCCCTGCTTCGCCTGAATGTGGAGAGCAGGGGGAATCCTGCGCTGATGGAAGAAAAAACGGCTGAAATACTGCGGTTTCTGGAAGAACAGGGCGGGGCCGTACCTGCCTGA
- a CDS encoding GDP-L-fucose synthase — translation MRKDALVYVAGHRGLVGSALCRALTRSGYERQLTRTHAELDLCDQAGVRAFFAQHRPDVVILAAAKVGGIHANATYPAEFIYQNLQIQNNVIDCAYRNGCKKLLFLGSSCIYPKLCPQPIKEEYLLTGPLEPTNDAYALAKISGIKMCQAYRKQYGFDAISAMPTNLYGPGDNYHPENSHVIPGLIRRFHEAKERGASEVAIWGTGKALREFLHVDDMAEACVFLLENYSDFEHVNVGSGVEHSILETARLIAKVVGFNGDIVTDPSKPDGTPRKLMDSGKLFATGWKPRFDLKAGLCDAYKNFLQNQHKRGY, via the coding sequence ATGCGCAAAGATGCTCTGGTCTATGTGGCGGGCCACAGGGGGCTTGTAGGCAGCGCCCTGTGTCGTGCCTTGACGCGTTCTGGCTATGAGCGGCAGCTCACACGCACGCATGCAGAACTGGATCTGTGCGATCAGGCAGGGGTGCGGGCTTTTTTTGCCCAGCACAGACCTGACGTGGTGATTCTGGCCGCTGCCAAGGTGGGGGGCATCCACGCCAATGCCACGTACCCCGCAGAGTTCATTTACCAGAACCTGCAAATCCAGAACAACGTCATCGACTGCGCATACCGCAACGGCTGCAAAAAACTGCTGTTTCTTGGGTCGTCGTGCATTTACCCCAAGCTGTGCCCGCAGCCCATCAAGGAAGAGTACTTGCTGACAGGGCCGCTGGAACCAACCAACGACGCCTACGCCCTGGCCAAAATCTCGGGCATCAAGATGTGCCAGGCCTATCGCAAACAGTATGGTTTTGACGCCATCAGCGCCATGCCCACCAATCTGTATGGCCCTGGCGACAACTATCACCCGGAAAACAGCCATGTGATTCCTGGGCTTATCCGCCGTTTTCATGAAGCAAAAGAACGCGGAGCCTCAGAGGTTGCCATTTGGGGGACAGGCAAAGCCCTGCGCGAATTTCTGCATGTGGACGACATGGCGGAAGCCTGCGTATTTTTGCTTGAAAACTATTCTGACTTTGAGCATGTGAATGTGGGCAGCGGAGTGGAACACTCCATTCTGGAAACAGCCCGCCTGATTGCCAAGGTTGTGGGCTTTAACGGCGACATCGTTACCGACCCTTCAAAGCCGGACGGCACCCCCCGCAAGCTGATGGATTCTGGCAAGCTGTTCGCTACGGGGTGGAAGCCACGCTTCGATTTGAAAGCTGGCCTGTGTGATGCCTATAAAAATTTTTTGCAAAATCAGCATAAACGGGGCTACTAA
- a CDS encoding DUF6492 family protein — MHNFCFLLKSYSNDFALAKRLLLSLHAHNKDDIPVYISVPKSDYSMFRELAAPNVYLLMDEDICSELATSEVAGFSPGYINQEIIKLSFWEQSRCKNYFCIDSDAVLIRDFYYSDFMYDETTPYTPLVEDSDLVSDPKYYADYWQPREVSLRKIQKIFSIRQKKILTVHGNITFSCAVLKSLKEDFCAQHNFSYLDLITYSPYEFSWYTFWLQKNNIIPIHLSAPNIKYFHMPHHVYLSRLMGISEKDLARGYVGYVVNSNFMYTLPSEEYEKIRPSDSLARLVPFNILSRALMLRAILNIQHIFARSFKKVSSIVKGK, encoded by the coding sequence ATGCATAACTTTTGTTTCCTCTTAAAAAGTTACTCAAATGACTTTGCCTTAGCCAAGCGATTACTGCTATCATTGCATGCCCATAACAAAGACGATATCCCTGTATACATTAGTGTCCCCAAGTCTGATTATTCCATGTTTCGTGAATTGGCGGCACCCAATGTATATCTTCTTATGGATGAAGATATTTGTAGTGAGTTGGCGACATCTGAGGTCGCTGGATTCTCTCCCGGCTATATAAATCAGGAAATAATAAAACTTTCTTTCTGGGAGCAAAGTAGGTGCAAAAACTATTTCTGCATTGATTCAGATGCAGTGCTTATTCGAGATTTTTATTATAGTGATTTTATGTATGATGAAACAACACCTTACACACCACTAGTTGAAGATAGCGATTTAGTTTCAGATCCAAAGTATTATGCCGATTACTGGCAACCTCGTGAGGTGAGCCTGCGTAAAATTCAAAAAATATTTTCAATTAGGCAAAAAAAAATTCTGACAGTTCATGGAAATATAACTTTTTCTTGCGCAGTTCTAAAGTCACTAAAGGAAGATTTTTGTGCTCAGCATAATTTTTCTTATTTAGACTTGATTACTTATTCACCATATGAATTTTCATGGTATACTTTTTGGCTGCAAAAAAACAATATTATACCTATTCATCTTTCTGCGCCCAATATAAAATATTTTCATATGCCGCACCATGTATATCTATCTCGCTTGATGGGGATCTCGGAAAAGGATCTTGCACGGGGATATGTGGGATACGTTGTAAATTCTAATTTCATGTATACTCTTCCTAGCGAAGAGTATGAAAAAATCCGACCGAGCGACTCGCTTGCGCGATTAGTGCCGTTCAATATCCTCAGCAGAGCGCTGATGTTGCGTGCAATACTAAATATACAGCATATTTTTGCACGTTCTTTCAAAAAAGTATCTAGCATTGTAAAAGGCAAATAA
- a CDS encoding DUF3880 domain-containing protein — MAEQSTRPQRVRLPDFAGRAVSLPNGPEAWICRGEGDAVLLLGLGPESGANLPQVLPLIAHASAIHWLESPQVARALEVWRQEAGILPREALPAHWRAVTAEQAVTLAGHCRCCIYTPGLRLDPEFWGPLLGRVDGALALPSPVARASGPLSAAGRGSIHKAAASARGPVLLPGNDGQLLHQELRTALAECGFGPVVDALPQPASGMVGAQAGREDDFLARWRTLLQGGKPALLLSVNLRGLDADGRVFELCRALGIPVALWFVDNPWHILSGVRLPWWRDAHIFVTDASFANSLRACGADRIFHLPLAVAPHMWRDLPDFAPSSLDMEPPLFVGRSAFPEKERFFAAASVPQALEAEAGRLLEASAGPQDAPHFFWWHDKLGGSLWPGYDARRPGLGAERCAQANRRRWLLAAGAGKAGLRVIGDNGWKPLLPGTEILPPVDYYTALPNVYARAEAVLNVTSLLLPQSLSQRHFDVWASGGLLLSDATSGLEIFPAELTEPMTLRGPGDFMVKRLWFRAHPQAAYDLRRAWRGHLRAQHGYEQRIQQIIETFA, encoded by the coding sequence ATGGCTGAACAAAGTACACGCCCTCAACGGGTTCGCCTGCCGGATTTTGCGGGGCGGGCCGTGAGCCTGCCCAATGGCCCGGAAGCCTGGATCTGCCGGGGCGAGGGCGATGCCGTGCTCTTGCTCGGCCTGGGGCCAGAATCAGGAGCAAACCTGCCGCAGGTTTTGCCCCTGATTGCCCATGCTTCCGCCATCCACTGGCTGGAATCTCCGCAGGTGGCCCGTGCTCTTGAGGTCTGGAGACAGGAGGCCGGGATTTTGCCCCGCGAAGCGTTGCCCGCCCATTGGCGCGCGGTCACCGCAGAGCAGGCTGTGACTCTGGCCGGGCATTGTCGTTGCTGCATTTACACGCCCGGCTTACGGCTTGACCCTGAATTTTGGGGGCCGTTGCTGGGGCGGGTGGATGGGGCCCTCGCACTTCCTTCACCCGTTGCGCGGGCGAGTGGGCCTCTGAGCGCTGCGGGCCGGGGAAGCATTCATAAAGCGGCAGCGAGCGCACGGGGGCCAGTTCTGCTGCCCGGCAACGATGGGCAACTGCTGCACCAGGAATTACGCACTGCTCTTGCCGAATGCGGTTTCGGCCCGGTGGTGGACGCCCTGCCTCAGCCCGCGTCTGGCATGGTCGGAGCGCAGGCGGGCCGTGAAGATGACTTTTTGGCCCGCTGGCGCACCCTCTTGCAGGGGGGCAAACCTGCGTTGCTGCTCTCGGTAAACCTGCGAGGGCTGGATGCGGACGGGCGCGTTTTTGAACTCTGCCGTGCCCTTGGGATCCCCGTTGCCCTGTGGTTTGTAGACAATCCCTGGCATATTTTGTCAGGCGTGCGGCTGCCCTGGTGGCGGGATGCCCATATTTTTGTGACGGATGCCAGTTTTGCGAACAGCCTTAGAGCATGTGGCGCAGACCGGATTTTTCATCTGCCCCTGGCTGTTGCGCCGCACATGTGGCGCGATCTGCCAGATTTTGCTCCATCTTCCTTAGATATGGAGCCGCCCCTGTTTGTGGGGCGTTCCGCCTTTCCTGAAAAAGAGCGTTTTTTTGCTGCGGCCAGTGTGCCGCAGGCTTTGGAGGCTGAGGCCGGGAGGCTTCTTGAGGCCAGCGCCGGCCCGCAGGATGCGCCGCATTTTTTCTGGTGGCATGACAAACTGGGAGGCTCGTTGTGGCCTGGCTATGATGCGCGACGTCCAGGCCTTGGGGCTGAGCGCTGCGCGCAGGCCAACCGACGGCGCTGGCTCTTGGCCGCAGGGGCGGGCAAGGCCGGGCTGCGCGTCATCGGTGACAATGGCTGGAAGCCCCTCTTGCCCGGCACGGAAATACTGCCGCCAGTGGATTACTACACGGCACTACCCAACGTGTATGCGCGGGCCGAAGCCGTGCTGAACGTAACCAGCCTGCTGTTGCCGCAGAGCCTGAGTCAGCGCCATTTTGACGTCTGGGCCAGTGGCGGGTTGTTGCTCAGTGATGCCACATCTGGCCTTGAAATCTTCCCTGCGGAATTGACCGAACCCATGACTTTGCGCGGGCCGGGCGACTTTATGGTCAAGCGCTTATGGTTTCGGGCGCACCCGCAAGCCGCGTATGATCTGCGGCGGGCATGGCGTGGGCATCTGCGCGCGCAGCACGGCTATGAGCAACGTATTCAGCAGATTATCGAAACTTTTGCCTGA
- the gmd gene encoding GDP-mannose 4,6-dehydratase: MKKALITGITGQDGAYLAEFLLQKGYEVHGIKRRASLFNTDRIDHLYEDPHANRRHFVLHYGDLSDSSNLVRLMQEVKPDEVYNLAAQSHVQVSFESPEYTADVDALGTLRLLEAIRIAGLTETTRFYQASTSELFGLVQEVPQTEKTPFYPRSPYACAKLYAYWITVNYREAYGMYACNGILFNHESPIRGETFVTRKITRAMSRMVLGLQDCLYLGNMDAKRDWGHARDYVEMQWLMLQQEQPDDFVIATGRQFSVRDFVNAAAAELGVCLSWQGTGVEETGTVTSVDVSRLQQVAGNRQGQECHLKPGDVIVRVDPRYFRPTEVETLLGQPAKAKEKLGWEPKTSFEDMVAEMAREDLALSMRDAVCKVAGFKTFSHNE; this comes from the coding sequence ATGAAAAAAGCGCTTATAACCGGCATTACCGGGCAGGATGGGGCTTACCTCGCGGAGTTTCTGTTGCAGAAGGGCTACGAGGTGCATGGCATCAAAAGGCGCGCCTCGTTGTTCAACACCGACCGCATTGACCACTTGTATGAAGACCCGCATGCCAATCGGCGGCACTTTGTCTTGCACTACGGAGACCTGAGCGACTCCAGCAATCTGGTGCGCCTCATGCAGGAAGTGAAGCCGGACGAAGTGTATAATCTGGCGGCGCAGAGCCATGTGCAGGTTTCTTTTGAGTCCCCCGAATACACTGCGGATGTGGACGCCCTCGGAACCTTGCGCCTGCTCGAGGCCATTCGCATTGCCGGGCTCACGGAAACCACACGCTTTTATCAGGCCTCGACCTCTGAACTTTTCGGGCTGGTGCAGGAAGTGCCGCAGACGGAAAAAACACCGTTTTATCCGCGCTCTCCCTATGCTTGCGCCAAACTTTACGCCTACTGGATTACGGTCAACTACCGCGAAGCTTACGGCATGTATGCCTGCAACGGCATTCTTTTTAACCACGAATCACCCATCCGTGGTGAAACCTTTGTGACCCGCAAGATCACCCGTGCCATGTCGCGCATGGTGCTTGGCCTGCAGGATTGCCTGTACCTTGGCAACATGGACGCCAAGCGCGACTGGGGCCACGCGCGTGATTACGTTGAAATGCAGTGGCTTATGTTGCAGCAGGAACAGCCTGATGATTTTGTGATAGCCACCGGACGGCAGTTTTCCGTGCGCGACTTTGTCAATGCCGCAGCCGCAGAGCTTGGCGTCTGCCTCAGCTGGCAGGGCACTGGCGTAGAAGAAACCGGCACCGTAACAAGCGTTGACGTGAGCCGCTTGCAGCAGGTTGCTGGCAACCGTCAGGGGCAGGAATGCCATCTCAAACCCGGCGATGTTATTGTGCGCGTTGATCCGCGCTATTTCCGCCCCACCGAAGTGGAAACCCTGCTGGGGCAACCGGCCAAGGCCAAGGAAAAGCTGGGTTGGGAGCCGAAAACCTCCTTTGAAGACATGGTTGCCGAAATGGCGCGCGAAGACCTTGCCCTGAGCATGCGCGATGCCGTGTGCAAAGTGGCAGGCTTTAAAACCTTCAGCCACAACGAGTAA
- a CDS encoding ABC transporter permease, with amino-acid sequence MSQELVIEAGRSERQYWKDLWHYRELFLILTWRDVAVQYKQTVVGVLWAVLRPLLTMAAFTFVFAKVAKLPSEGGAPYPLMVFTAMLPWQLFSSAIATSANSLVANSNLVAKVYFPRIIVPAATMGVAMTDFVISFALLSAMMFWYQYVPSIQFFAVIPLTVLAAIVALGPGLILCALNVTYRDFRIIVPFITQFGLYLSPVGFSSSIVPEKWRLLYECNPMVGVIDGFRWAVLGSIAFPQRALLISVGCALFFLFCGIKIFRKAERTFADVI; translated from the coding sequence ATGTCTCAAGAACTTGTCATCGAAGCAGGGCGTAGCGAGCGCCAGTATTGGAAAGATTTGTGGCACTATCGCGAACTCTTTCTCATTTTGACATGGCGGGATGTGGCCGTACAATACAAGCAGACCGTAGTGGGCGTATTGTGGGCAGTCTTACGCCCATTGTTGACTATGGCGGCCTTTACATTTGTATTTGCCAAAGTGGCCAAGCTGCCTTCTGAAGGGGGAGCCCCCTATCCTTTGATGGTTTTTACGGCCATGCTGCCGTGGCAATTATTCAGTTCGGCCATAGCAACCTCTGCCAACAGTTTGGTGGCGAACAGCAATCTTGTGGCCAAAGTCTATTTTCCCAGAATTATCGTGCCAGCGGCAACCATGGGCGTTGCAATGACGGACTTCGTCATCTCTTTTGCTCTGCTGAGCGCCATGATGTTTTGGTATCAGTATGTTCCGTCGATACAGTTTTTTGCAGTTATACCGCTGACCGTGCTGGCGGCCATTGTGGCTCTTGGGCCTGGGCTTATTCTATGTGCGCTCAACGTGACCTACCGCGACTTTCGCATCATCGTCCCCTTTATCACACAGTTTGGGTTGTACCTTTCACCTGTCGGCTTTTCCTCAAGTATAGTGCCCGAAAAATGGCGTCTACTCTATGAATGCAACCCCATGGTTGGCGTCATTGATGGATTTCGCTGGGCTGTTTTGGGTTCGATCGCATTTCCCCAGCGCGCCTTGCTTATCAGTGTTGGCTGCGCGCTTTTCTTCCTGTTTTGCGGTATTAAGATATTCCGCAAGGCAGAGCGCACCTTTGCCGACGTGATTTAG
- a CDS encoding polysaccharide ABC transporter ATP-binding protein: protein MKPVIQVEGLNKKYLLRHQTEGSHHKTLREAITNLPKRLIAGGSENSHEEFWAVKDIDFNIMPGDRVGIVGRNGAGKSTLLKLLSRITEPTNGKITLRGSVASLLEVGTGFHPELTGRENIFLNGAILGMKRREVQSKFDEIVDFSGVEKFLDTPVKRYSSGMYVRLAFAVAAHLEPDILVVDEVLAVGDAEFQKKCLGKMEQVSQGRGRTVLFVSHNMAAVRQLCTRGLYLADGSLKLDADIEQAINSYAEDIFEHSTFAPLKLPGVDITITDVEITGGGIVDSLHPFQPSDVRVYVTAGKDYKDLELALTISHSDVQGIVFASSSIFSEKGKQGIPKGSSVFTCRFARLGLCSGSYFLGLEVNVPNVNSIYRDLSCKAFSVIDVHAPETNRANLPAYGHFYPTHSWDIVLNQ from the coding sequence GTGAAGCCAGTTATTCAAGTTGAAGGTTTAAATAAAAAATACTTGCTGCGCCACCAGACGGAAGGGTCGCATCATAAAACCCTCCGTGAGGCAATCACAAATCTGCCCAAACGCCTTATCGCGGGCGGATCAGAAAATAGCCACGAAGAATTTTGGGCGGTTAAGGATATAGATTTTAATATTATGCCCGGCGACCGGGTCGGCATTGTCGGTCGTAATGGCGCTGGAAAGTCTACGTTGCTTAAGCTTCTCTCCCGCATTACCGAGCCCACCAACGGCAAAATCACCTTGCGAGGCAGCGTTGCAAGCCTGCTGGAGGTTGGAACTGGCTTTCACCCTGAATTGACTGGGCGAGAAAATATTTTTTTAAATGGTGCAATTCTCGGCATGAAGCGGAGAGAAGTTCAGAGCAAGTTTGACGAAATTGTGGATTTTTCTGGAGTGGAAAAATTCCTTGATACTCCTGTTAAACGATATTCTTCAGGAATGTATGTGCGCCTTGCCTTTGCGGTCGCTGCCCACTTGGAACCAGATATTCTTGTTGTAGACGAAGTGCTCGCAGTTGGTGATGCTGAGTTCCAAAAAAAATGCCTGGGAAAAATGGAACAAGTGAGCCAGGGGCGTGGGCGAACGGTGCTGTTTGTAAGTCACAATATGGCAGCGGTTCGGCAATTATGCACGAGAGGATTGTATCTTGCCGATGGTTCTTTGAAGCTTGATGCAGATATTGAGCAAGCTATAAATAGTTATGCTGAGGATATATTTGAGCACAGCACGTTTGCTCCATTAAAGCTGCCAGGCGTTGATATTACAATTACCGATGTTGAAATTACCGGTGGTGGCATCGTTGATTCTCTGCACCCTTTTCAACCCTCAGATGTCAGAGTTTATGTAACAGCTGGAAAAGACTACAAAGACCTTGAGCTAGCGCTCACCATATCGCATTCTGATGTTCAAGGGATTGTTTTTGCCAGCAGCAGCATATTCTCCGAGAAGGGGAAACAGGGCATCCCGAAGGGATCGAGTGTCTTTACTTGTAGATTTGCACGGCTTGGACTCTGTTCAGGCAGCTACTTTTTGGGACTGGAAGTAAATGTCCCAAATGTTAACTCTATATATAGAGACCTGTCCTGCAAAGCATTCTCAGTTATAGATGTCCATGCCCCTGAAACAAACCGTGCCAATTTGCCTGCGTATGGCCATTTTTACCCTACGCACTCATGGGACATCGTGCTCAACCAATAA